The Loxodonta africana isolate mLoxAfr1 chromosome 1, mLoxAfr1.hap2, whole genome shotgun sequence genomic sequence CAAGATACAGAGCTGGTCTGCCATTTTTCAGCAGTAGGAGCTGGCAACAATGTTTAAATGGGGATGAGACCATGTCACCTTCGTGTTTTAAAACAGTGCTTGTGGTGGGTGTGTGGAGAATGGGTTGAAAGAGGTAAGAATGAAGGCAAGGATGTCTGTGTAGCTATCTTAACCCTCCTGCTAGGctgtaagctccctgagggcagggactgtgtctgaGGCATCTCTGTAACTTGTAGAATGCCTTAGTTGCACTGGGGCCTCAACAAATACCTCTTAGTATTATCACCTcccatcaccaccactaccagCATTTTCTGCCATTTGCTTCCTGTCACTGTCCTCACTCCCACGCCTACTAGCACCACCATTCCCACACACCATGTCACTGATTTAGCTCTTTCCCTGGTGCAGACTGGACACCTGTAGCTCAGCAGCTTGGGTGAAAGGCAAGCTTCCTGGGCTGAGAGTCAAGGGGTCCTGGTGCTCTCCTCAGCTCTGCTGCTGAGTCACTGTGTGACACCAGCAAGTCCCTCTGTCCCCCTTCCCTGTCCTTGgtttctttatcttttcattgAGGGAACTAGATTAAATTAGTGGTTTtcaactttctttcttttttttttttttgtagcctgGGCCTCTTTTCCAAGGATATCTTCTGAAGCTCACTTGTTTTGAAATCTGGAGCTCCTGGGAACACAATGTAACTactccttggtggacaggttgtcctggctctgccatcccGGCATTTGGTGGATCAGATCGGAATTAAATGTTGTTGACTCAGCTGTGCTTTGCTGCAGGGGGCATGCCTGGGAACTGAGTGAGCAAGTGCTGGGTCTCAGGCATTGCAGAGACCCATGGCAGGACCTTGGCAAAGCCCCTCCTTCCCTGTACCCTCAAGGGGCAATCTGGGAAGCTCCTGGAAATGGGACAGTGGGGCAGGCAGGAGGCACCTTGTATATGGGGAAAGCCCCTGGGAGAGGAAGTGGAGAGTGATGGGCCAGGGGTCCCAGAGAGGTCAGGCTGCCCAGTGGGGCTCCAGGTCTGTCTCAGGCCAGAGCATAAGCTCCAGGTGAAGGCCTAGAGGTACAGATTGTTCTTATGGCTCAGCAGAAAGAACCCTACACCTGGTCAAGGCCTGGCCATCAGTCTTGAAGCCTGGGCTGCCAGCCAGGCTGGGGCTGCAAAGAGGCAAGGCTGACCTGAAGTCTCCTAGGCCAAATGGCATCAAGGGAGAGCTGTCACCATGCCTGAGGGCCTCCTCTCTTAGGGACACTTGGAGCTCTGTTGGCCTCCTAAACATGAAGCTACCGGATCCAGTCTCTGAGCACCAACAGGTAAACCCCAGAGCTACAAAGTTTGTGACCTCTGAACAGATGGTAGCTCCTCCCCTCTAGGCACTGGGCCAGATGAACAGGGGTCCCTGGAAACCTGGGTGACTGGGGAGGGCCTATGCCTGGGCCAGCCCCTGAGGGCCAAATTCTGGCTACAGGCTCTCCACTCATCAGCCCATCCTGCTCCTCCCCCAGAGTCCAAGGGTCCAGGTGGCAGGCAGACTGAGCTGTGCTGGACACTGCAGAGGGAGCCCGCACTGGGGACGATTGGTGGGTGGGCAGCATGGGCTTTGAGGAGCTGCTGCATCAGGTCGGTGGCTTTGGGCCCTTCCAATTGCGGAATGTGGCCCTGCTGGCTCTGCCCCGGGTGCTGATGCCCCTACACTTCCTCTTGCCCGTCTTCCTGGCTGCTGTGCCTGCCCATCGCTGTGCCCTGCCTGGAGCCCCTGACAACTTCAGCCACCAGGATGAATGGCTAGAGGCCTACCTGCCCCGGGAGTCCAATGGCACACTCAGCTCCTGCCTCCGCttcacccacccccacccactcTTCAACACCACATTGGTGGGAGGACGACATAGCCCTGAGGAGCTTGAGGGGGTGTCCCCCACAGTGGCCTGTCCCCAGGGCTGGGAGTATGACCGCTCACAGTTCTCCTCCACCATTGTAACCGAGGTACCAGAGGTTGTGGGGCATGTGAGTGGGGTGGGCTGCCATTGCCTTGGGTGGTTACTGTGTGGGCATTAGATATACTACTTTACCTCTTAGAGTCTCAGTTTACCCATCTGTAGTTGGAGTCTATAAATATAAAGCACTGAGCCTAGCTCCTGGCTTGTAGTAAGGGCCGATCCCAGGGGGTGCTATTATTAAATTGGGAGATGTTGAAGGCAAGGGGGGGCTAAGATGGCTGCAGGAACTGGGGACAGAGGGCTGAGAAGGGTGTTTCTGCAGGAAATGGTGGGGAAACCACAGAgatctccctctctcctttcctcttttcaGGCCCCAGATCTGAGATTTACATAGCCCATCTGGATATGGGGTGCTGGGGGGGGCTGACTCTCTCCAGGGAGGGAGGAGGATTCCTGTTGTCATGGTCGAGGCCTCCATGGGAAGCAGCTGAGGCTGCAGGACTGGGGAGGGGACAAGTGTCCTATACCCCCTGGCTGGGATGAATAGTTGGGTGTTTAATATCTAGCATGGAGGCAGAGGGGGATGGCTCAGTTGACCTCAGAAAGCCCAAGGTCTGGTGCCAGTTAGAAGGAGTCCTGTGCGCATTGGAGTCCTTCCCTGTCTGTCCTTGCAGTGGGACCTGGTGTGTGAGCAGAAAGGCCTGAACCAAGTCACGTCCACGTTTTTCTTTGCTGGTGTGCTAGTGGGGGCCGTGGCCTTCGGATACCTGTCCGACAGGTGGGGTGAGCTGTGGGGCTGATGAGGGGTGAGAAGGGGAGGCTCTCTCCCACTAGCAGGGGTATGGGCCTAGTCTGCCTCTGTCTTGGGATCTCCCCTCCATGGGGGAGCTGACTCTGCATGACCCGTTGCAGGTTTGGACGCCGCCGCCTGCTACTGGTGGCCTATGTGAGTACCCTGGTGCTGGGCCTGGCATCTGCAGCCTCCATCAGCTATACCATGTTTGCCATCACCCGCACCCTCACTGGCACAGCTCTGGCTGGCTTTACCATCATTGTGATGCCACTGGGTGAGACAGGCAAAGGATGGACAGGGCCTATAGGGCTGGAGGGAGGTGTTGTCAAGGGTGAGACTGAGCCCATCTGGCCCCCACTAACTGTCTTTCTGTCTGGCCCCTTCCCTGGGCCTAGAGCTGGAGTGGCTGGACGTGGGGCACCGCACTGTGGCAGGCGTCCTGAGCAGCACCTTCTGGACAGGGGGCGTGATGCTGCTGGCACTAATTGGGTACCTGATCAGAGACTGGCGATGGCTTCTGCTGGCTGTCACCCTTCCTTGCGCCCCAGGCATTGTTAGCCTCTGGTGAGGCCTTGGGGCAGCTGGGGAGATGGAGATATAGGAACCCAGAGATGGAATTAATCAGAGACTGAGACTCAGGGactgagagatggagagagacagCTGGAGTCAgtgaccaagagacagaaagaaccagaGACAGAGACCAATAGACAGAGGTGAGATAGAGAGAGATGACGATGACGGCACAGGACAGTGAGAAAGAGAGAACAAGATCTATAGGGAGAGCTGGAGAAATAGAGACAGAACCAGTGAGAGACAGTGAAACATGTGAGACACTGAGTGAAAGAGACAGAGCTCAACAGTAGATTCACAGGTACAGATGGCAaaagacacagagaaaacaaGAGTGAGAGACGCAAAGACAGAGCTGGAAAGACAGACACTGCCAGGCACAACTTGAGGTAGGGGTGGGACCAGGGCCAGTGTGGGGGGTGGAGGATCCCTGATGGGAGGGTGGGAAGCCAGACAGGATGGGCATTTCATTGCCTCCCAAAGACAGCCCTCTGAGTATGTGTCTCTCCATCTATGCCCTCCTTTGGGTGGTTGGTCCTGGGGACCGAGGTACTGAGGGTGAGGCCAATCAGTTCAGTAGGGCAGGGTTGGTCCAGAAGGGACTCCCAGACTTGGATACCTAGGCCCAGACAAGGAAGTTTGGTAGAAGGAGGCTTTCGAATTGCCTTAAAGGATGAGTAAGAGTTCATCAGGGGtagggggaggtggtggtggggagaaAGAAATGTTCCCAGCTGAGGGGCTGCCTGAACAAGGGCCTGCAGCCTGACAGCCTATGGCATGATCAGAATGGAGATGTGGCTTAGGGCATTGTGATCCAGTCCCAGAACCCAACTTTCTGGCTGAAGAGCTCCCTGCCTGTCTCCCAGGTGGGTGCCTGAGTCTGCCCGCTGGCTTCTGACCCAGGGTCGTGTGGAGGAGGCTCACAGGTACCTGCTCCGCTGTGCCAGGCTTAATGGGCGGCCCATGGGTGAGGACGGCCTGAGCCTGGAGGTAagggtgaatgtgtgtgtgtgtcctatgTCAAGTGCCTCCCTCTAGGGGCTCACGGTACGTGACAGGAAAAGCCCCTGACCCCTAAGGAAAGGTCCAAACTCCTTGGGATGTCCTACCCACACTCTTGACTCAGAGCCCACCTTCACCTTTCTCAGCTCCCATGTGCACACACTCCCCCTCCACCCCCCTACCTGGCAGAGGGGAGGAACAGACACCCAGAGAGAGCAATGTGCCCTGCCAAGGCCACATAGCCAACTCTGATCTCACAAACTTGCCTCTTCCCCCACCAGGCCCTGAGCAAGGTAGCAGCCAAGGAGCGGGTGGTCCAGAAACCCTCCTACTTAGACCTGTTCCGCACGCCTCGGCTCCGACACATTTCACTGTGCTGCATGGTGGTGTGGTGAGGAGTGGTTGTCCTGAACCTGGCTGGGCTGGTATGGGGCAGCCGCCAGGATGGGACTGGATGTGAGAAGGACGAGGGACAAATGAACTGTAACTGTGGGAGGCAGGAGGATTAGCTTCAGGAGATCTGGCTGGGCGAGGTCACAAGATGCAGCAGGCATCAGAGACACCTA encodes the following:
- the SLC22A7 gene encoding LOW QUALITY PROTEIN: solute carrier family 22 member 7 (The sequence of the model RefSeq protein was modified relative to this genomic sequence to represent the inferred CDS: deleted 1 base in 1 codon) encodes the protein MGFEELLHQVGGFGPFQLRNVALLALPRVLMPLHFLLPVFLAAVPAHRCALPGAPDNFSHQDEWLEAYLPRESNGTLSSCLRFTHPHPLFNTTLVGGRHSPEELEGVSPTVACPQGWEYDRSQFSSTIVTEWDLVCEQKGLNQVTSTFFFAGVLVGAVAFGYLSDRFGRRRLLLVAYVSTLVLGLASAASISYTMFAITRTLTGTALAGFTIIVMPLGETGKGWTGPIGLEGGVVKGETEPIWPPLTVFLSGPFPGPELEWLDVGHRTVAGVLSSTFWTGGVMLLALIGYLIRDWRWLLLAVTLPCAPGIVSLWWVPESARWLLTQGRVEEAHRYLLRCARLNGRPMGEDGLSLEALSKVAAKERVVQKPSYLDLFRTPRLRHISLCCMVVWFGVNFSYYGLSLDVSGLGLNVYQTQLLFGAVELPAKLLVYLSVRHAGRRLTQAGTLLGSALALGIRILVPSEKGPWGTILAVMGKGFSEAAFTTAYLFTSELYPTVLRQTGMGLTALVGRLGGSLAPLAALLDGVWLSLPKLTYGGITLLAACTALLLPETRQAHLPETIQDVETKRWVHRALSAYV